In Brachypodium distachyon strain Bd21 chromosome 2, Brachypodium_distachyon_v3.0, whole genome shotgun sequence, one genomic interval encodes:
- the LOC100829796 gene encoding serine/threonine-protein phosphatase PP1, giving the protein MMMTRASMGAMDGAALDEVVRRLVEGGRGGRQVQLSEAEIRQLCVEAKRVLLSQPNLLRIHAPVKICGDIHGQFVDLLRLFDLGGYPPASTYLFLGDYVDRGKQSLETICLLLAYKVKYPDKVFLLRGNHEDAKINRVYGFYDECKRRFNVRLWKIFCDCFNCLPMAALIDDKIFCMHGGLSPELNSLDQIKDIERPIEIPDYGLLCDLLWSDPSADTQGWGESDRGVACTFGADKLVEFLEKNDLDLICRAHQVVEDGYEFFAERRLVTIFSAPNYCGEFDNAGALLSIDESLMCSFQILKPKETGAPHSRKPNTNKAPRAEDG; this is encoded by the exons ATGATGATGACACGGGCGTCAATGGGGGCCATGGACGGGGCGGCGTTGGACGAGGTGGTGCGGCGGCTAGTCGAGGGAGGCCGCGGGGGTCGCCAGGTGCAGCTCTCGGAGGCGGAGATCCGCCAGCTCTGCGTCGAGGCCAAGAGGGTCCTCCTCTCGCAGCCCAACCTCCTGCGCATCCACGCGCCCGTCAAGATCTGTG GTGATATCCACGGTCAGTTTGTTGATCTTCTGAGGCTGTTCGATTTAGGTGGCTATCCTCCAGCTTCAACTTATCTTTTCCTTGGAGACTACGTGGATAGAGGCAAACAAAGTTTGGAAACCATATGTCTGCTTCTGGCATATAAAGTGAAGTACCCTGATAAGGTTTTCCTGTTAAGGGGAAACCACGAAGATGCAAAAATTAACAGAGTTTATGGTTTCTATGATGAATGCAAGAGGAGATTCAATGTTCGTCTGTGGAAGATATTCTGTGATTGCTTCAACTGCTTGCCTATGGCAGCACTTATTGATGACAAGATAttctgcatgcatggtggccTCTCACCTGAATTGAATAGCTTAGATCAAATAAAGGATATCGAGAGGCCTATTGAAATTCCTGACTACGGTCTTCTGTGTGATTTGCTTTGGTCTGATCCTAGTGCTGACACACAAGGGTGGGGGGAGAGTGATAGAGGTGTTGCTTGCACTTTCGGTGCAGATAAGCTTGTAGAGTTTTTGGAGAAGAATGATCTTGACCTTATATGCCGAGCACATCAG GTGGTAGAGGATGGATACGAGTTCTTTGCGGAAAGGAGATTAGTCACGATCTTCTCAGCTCCAAACTACTGTGGAGAATTTGATAATGCGGGTGCTCTGTTGAGCATAGATGAGAGCTTAATGTGTTCTTTCCAGATCTTGAAGCCAAAAGAAACAGGCGCACCACATTCAAGAAAACCAAATACAAACAAG GCACCGAGAGCGGAAGATGGTTAA